TAATTAAACAATGTAACCAAATATGATCATATAACTTGAAACCTTATATGAATGTGTGAATTGATGGACGAGTGGGCAATGTTATTTAGCACATCCTACATGCTTCTTAATGAGGATATGATGCTTATATATCTTGTCCTTTCAGTGTTGATAATTCTTCCAATGTCATCGGTAGTATCAACATCAAAGGCCGCCCGGCAGCTTTTTATATGCAAAAATGGTGGTAGACAGATAATCAGATGTTTAAGAAACGATCCCGCACCTAAAAGTTATGTTCAAAGTCGGTGGTTTAGAAGCATCGCAAGGTTCGAAGCATTGCCCCCTTCTGGTGAACTATTCAGTGGTAGTCATGAGGCCGCACCCTTCTGTTTGCACAATACACCTTTTGGTAGTACGGTTATTATTCAAAGGAGAGGTTTTCTTGGTTGCGGTGATGGAGATCAAGGGAGTAAAGGTTTGGCAAAGGTTCATGAGGAGAAGTGTACCATGGGGTAAAATTCTTATTTATTTGAAGCCCTTAAAATTGACTGTTTTACTTCAATTCTGTGGTTAAATTTTTGCCTAAGTTTATTGACTGAGTTTGGTTTATCAGGTATTCCCCAGAGCAGATGTATGCAGTGGTTGCTGCTGTTGACATGTATCAAGATTTTCTTCCATGGTGTCGACGATCGGACATAGTTCAACGCCATTCTGATGGGTCCTTTGATGCAGAGCTGGAGATCGGCTTTAAGTTTCTTGTTGAGAGCTATGTATCTCATGTCAAATTGGTTAAACCTAAAGTGATAAAGGTGAATTAgcttaaagtttttttcttatattattcAGTGCATTCATACATTCATATTGCTAGTTAAGGCGATTTACTTGTTTATTTGCAAATGTTAATAGAGTTGAGTGAGAATGTCGAAAGGTTTTACATTGAAGCCAATTAGTACTACATTAACCTATGTTCTCTTCGTACTGTTTCATTTCCAGACAACTTCATCCCAAAGTAGCCTTTTCAATCATTTAATAAATGTTTGGGAGTTCCATCCTGGACCTGTTCCTGGGACGTGTGACCTCCATTTCTTCGTGGATTTCAAGTTCCAGTCACCTTTTTATTCACAGGTAACTTTCGTGTTGGTATATTCAACATTCTATATATTAAGTTGAACATTGTATCATTTTGCAAGCTATATACCTTTCAACATGGCTTCTGGTTGaaaacaatgttttaaaaaccctTTTTTTGTTTGACCCAGCTTCTTAGCTGGTTCCGGTTCAACCGGTCGACTCAATAAACtagaaaaatattatgtttattgttgTAAAACGAGTATTTGTTTGGATATATTGCAACTGATGAGGCATTACGTAGATACACTTACTGTTGTTATTATTGAATAACACAAGATTTACATTAACGTACACACTTACTGTTGTGAATAAGAGATGATTTGTGGGTGTGGTGGTGGAGAGAATAGATACAGAGCCGCTAGATGCGAGAACAGAGAGAAGGAGGCAGTTCAAAAGAAGTGATACTGATCCAAGCAAACAAACCCTGTTATTCACATCTTTTcctataaaaataataataataaaactgcTTTTTAACTGGTTTGGGTCAACCGGGAAACCCGGCTGGTTTTTAAAAGACATAAATTGCTCTCAATTGAACCAGTCTCCTAACAGGTCACCTTTCAAACGGTTGACCCGTGTTTTAAAACAATGGTTGAAAGAAATACATCTTTATTGGAGTCGTGGCTTTGATAACAAAAGTCTGACTAGGATCATGGTTGTCTTTTATGCAGATGGCCTCTGTGTTCTTTAAGGAGGTTGTATCTCGGCTTGTAGATTCGTTCCGTGATCGGTGCCGTCTGATATATGGGCCAGAGGTTTCGGTTATTGGGCAGAGGACATGAAGATGACATACAAACTTTTTTGCTAACTCATGTACATACACTAGTTGTCTTGTTCTGGCTGTAGTTTATCTATCTACTTTACTCTATGTAAAGATAGGATTAACCTTTGTTCAAACTTTAAATGCACTATGTTATTGTCGTGCACATCTGCCTAACATGAAATATATCCATCTGTTCTAGTCCCAtctttattttttctgtttctgttttgTGATTTACACATAGCGGAATTTAGTTGTGTGGGAAAGAACATACCTGCGTCAGATCATATCATGTTTGTTCTTCTGGGCATGTTTTATGTCCTCTTGTCCAGATAGAACGTCGACAAGAGGGTTTAACCCTGCTGACCTACAACCTAGGATTCATTACAATGCTATGTCAATTTCTGAGATGCTCTCCtttgttaatataaaaaataaagaaaatctatGAAACAATTTGTATGCAAATGATTACCCTTGGAAAAAATTCTCATCAAGGTCACAATCtaatcaactaaaaaaaaaaattttcatcaaGGTCACAgtataatcaattaaaaaaaattgagcaCTGTGGTTTTATACATTTGaacatcctttttttttattatttcttcatTCTCTATTTTGTAGCCCACAAAATAAGAATTTTAAAAGACTAAAATGAACAATGTTTTATACCAATGAAATACAGCTTGCTATGTGTTACAATGCAGCATGGATTGAATTATATATAGCTCCACGTCGAGAATTATCTAACTATAGTTCACAGAGGACCAAGACGTCTTATGCATTTTGAGCAGCAGTAGAAGCAGGTGCTGTGTATTTCTCTATAGCCTCTTTAATCCGCACCTTGTCTCGGGTTGCAAAAGCTTCCAAAAGAATTccatttttataaaagtgaAAGAGAGGCACCGACTGCATTATATAACAATAAGCTCAACATAAGtgaattttttttggaaaatctAACCAGCAAAAGGAATCGGGGATTTGTTCAGACTAATGTCAGCAAGAACGCATGCAGATTTGAAGATGCTAAATAGTATACCTTAATTCGTAGACGCTCTGCAATTTCTGATTGCTCGTCATATTCATCAATCACCTGCAACATACAGCATGAACCAGAATCTCATGGTCACTTCAAAATGTTACATGAAAACTGCCACATGTTACATTATTACAGCTACTATTGCATTTGAGCTGCGATAGAATCTCTATAGTATGCACTTAACATGCTCTTCATTCATGCCATATAAGTATGTCATTTGACCCTCAATAGTAGACTCAGCCACTCAGGTGTACTTACACGAAACAACTCGAGTAACTATGATTAAATTAGGAAGAATAAATGAACAGAACTCACATTATGTTTTAAGAAGATAACTGCAGCCTCCTCATCACCCAACCCTTTGCACAGTTTTGCAAAACCTTGTTCAATATACTTGCAACTACCACACGAAGTGCGGTAAAAATCTACCACAACCAATGAATTAGCTCCTTTTGCTTTTTCCAGCACACCGACTAATTCCTCATCCGTCTTGATTTCTCTGACACATTCGACCGGGCAGAGCTCCTCGTCTTCATCAGACAACTCTTCTGGATCGCCATTACCCATACAGTAGACTGGCGGACAGTGAATCATTGCCCATGTTTTATATCTTTCATCACATGGAGTTTTATCTTTCAAATTACAGGTTGTAATGGAACTTTTATTTAGAGTAAAAAAGGCAAAAGTTGCAGGGTTTTTGAATTCAGTTTTCGGGTTGTTAAGTT
The Erigeron canadensis isolate Cc75 chromosome 2, C_canadensis_v1, whole genome shotgun sequence DNA segment above includes these coding regions:
- the LOC122588236 gene encoding coenzyme Q-binding protein COQ10 homolog B, mitochondrial-like translates to MCELMDEWAMLFSTSYMLLNEDMMLIYLVLSVLIILPMSSVVSTSKAARQLFICKNGGRQIIRCLRNDPAPKSYVQSRWFRSIARFEALPPSGELFSGSHEAAPFCLHNTPFGSTVIIQRRGFLGCGDGDQGSKGLAKVHEEKCTMGYSPEQMYAVVAAVDMYQDFLPWCRRSDIVQRHSDGSFDAELEIGFKFLVESYVSHVKLVKPKVIKTTSSQSSLFNHLINVWEFHPGPVPGTCDLHFFVDFKFQSPFYSQMASVFFKEVVSRLVDSFRDRCRLIYGPEVSVIGQRT
- the LOC122588529 gene encoding thioredoxin-like 4, chloroplastic; amino-acid sequence: MSWSIHASVHKETSMIHQKLITFAKLNNPKTEFKNPATFAFFTLNKSSITTCNLKDKTPCDERYKTWAMIHCPPVYCMGNGDPEELSDEDEELCPVECVREIKTDEELVGVLEKAKGANSLVVVDFYRTSCGSCKYIEQGFAKLCKGLGDEEAAVIFLKHNVIDEYDEQSEIAERLRIKSVPLFHFYKNGILLEAFATRDKVRIKEAIEKYTAPASTAAQNA